The Alicyclobacillus macrosporangiidus CPP55 genome segment GTGGAGATGGCCGTGGACCGCCTTCAAGCCCAACTGAAAGTACGTAATCTGACATTGCAGGTACAGTCAGAGGATGACGTCACCGTGTGTGGGGACGAGGACAAACTCCTGCAGGTGATGCTCAACCTGCTCACCAATGCGATGCGTTACACGCCGCCCGGTGGGTGCATTTCGGTCACGTGGGAAACGTATCCCGACCGGGTCAAGGTACATGTGGTCGACACCGGTATCGGCATACCGGAAGAGGAACAGAATCGGGTATTTGAACGATTCTATCGGGTGAACCCCGACCGCAGCCGTGCCAGTGGCGGAACGGGTCTCGGACTGGCGATTGTAAAGCACATCGTCACCTCGTACGGCGGAGAGGTTGGCGTCAACAGTCGTGTGGGTTTTGGCAGCGACTTCTGGTTCACGTTGCTGCGGTGCAAGGATACGGCGCCCAAGGATACGGCGTCCGACCGTTTGGTCGCGCCATAGCGTTGGAGGCGCAATACGAAGCGCGCAACAGGTTTAGACGACGTTTACATTTCCTTTATACGTCCTTTACAGATCTCCGCTATCATGTCCACCGAGTGGAATCCTCGCAGGGAGTTTGGGGCAACCCTCCCTGTAAACCGGATTCGATCTTAACGCCGAGGACGTGGTTTCAGAATGAGCAAATCCATATCGGTAGAGAACCTTCGTGCATGGTACGGGGATCACTTGACACTCAAGGGCATCACCATGGAACTGGAGGCCAATCGGGCGACCGCCATCATCGGTCCGTCCGGATGCGGGAAGTCCACCTTCATTCGGTGTCTGAATCGCCTGCACGAGACCGTGCCGCACGGCAGGGTCACTGGCAGCATCAAACTCGGGGACGAAGATCTGTACAGCATGGATCCGGTTGACGTGCGGCGAGTGGTCGGCATGGTGTTTCAGAAGGCAAATCCTTTCCCCACCATGTCGATTTTCGAAAACGTGGCGCTGGGCTTGCGGCTCGGCGGAGTGCGGAGCAAGGCGGAAATCATCGAACGCGTGGAGAAAAGCCTTCGGATGGCCGCGCTGTGGGACGAAGTGAAAGACCGCTTGCGGGAGCCTGCGACCGCACTGTCCGGCGGTCAGCAACAACGCCTGTGCATCGCGCGCGCCTTGGCGATTGAGCCGGAAGTCTTGCTGATGGATGAACCCACCTCGGCGCTCGACCCGGGTTCGACCTTGCGCGTCGAGGAGCTGGTGCAGGAGCTCAAGTCGTCGTACACGATCGTGATCGTCACCCACAACATGCAGCAAGCCGCCCGGGTCGCGGATAAAACGGCGTTCTTTCTCAACGGGGAGCTGATTGAATACGCCGATACCGCCACCATATTCACCAAGCCGTCCGACAAGCGGACGGAAGACTACGTCACAGGACGGTTTGGATAAGGAGGACATCCCCATGCAGAAACGTCAGGCTTTCGACGTCGCGCTGAGTCAACTCCAGTTGAAACTGCTCGAGATGGGCGAGCAAGTGCAGCAAGCCGTGCGGGGCGCCATGGATGCCCTGAAGACGCTGGATCCCGTCAAAGGCCAGCGAGTGGTCGATGGAGATCGGGACATCAACCTTCAAGAAAACGAGATTGTGGACTTGTGCGTTCGGCTGATTGCGACGCAGCAGCCTGTGGCCGGCGACCTGCGCAAGATCGTGGCGGGGATGAGGATTGCGGGGGATTTGGAGCGCATGGGGGACCTGGCGGTGGACGTGGCCAAGACCGCCGTCCGACTGCAGGGCCAACAGCTCATCAAGCCGCTGATCGATATCCCGCGCATGGCGCAGCTGTGTGATCAAATGGTGTCCGACGCACTCCAAGCGTATGTGCAGGGTAACGTCACGTTGGCCCGAAAGCTGGCCGAGCAGGACGACGAGATCGACCACATCTACCGGAAGGTGGTCGAAGAGCTGTTCACCCTGAGTGCGGAAAAGCCGGACGTGGTATCCCAGGCGATGTCGCTGGCGTTTGTCGGCCGCTATTTGGAGCGGATTGGGGATCACGCGACGAACATCGGAGAGAGCGTCATCTACATCGTGTCTGGCGAAAGGTCTGACCTGAATTGATGGACGCGGCATGTAAGCCACCCACGGTTTTGATTGTGGATGATGAGGAATCGATTCAAAAACTGGTGGCCTACAACTTTCGGCGCGCGGGGTTCGAAACGGAAATCATGGGCAATGGGCGCGACGCGTACGAACGGATGAGGACGGATGATGGGACCTTGGCCATCGCGATCCTGGACATCAGTTTGCCCGGCATGGACGGTATGGAGGTGTGCAAACACCTGCGCCAGGAGCACGTGTGGACGCCCATCATCCTGTTGACGGCGAGAGATGACGAATTGGACCGCGTCCTCGGTCTTGAACTGGGCGCGGACGATTACGTGACCAAACCGTTCAGCCCGCGCGAACTGGTGGCGCGGGCTCGCGCTGTACTGCGCCGCGTTGAGGACCGGCGGGAAGATGCGCCGGATGCCAGCCTGACAGACGATTGTGTTTCCGCGGGCGACATCGTCCTGTGTGTGTCGCGTCACGAGGTGACGGTTGCCGGCCGGCCGGTGGATCTCACGCCCAAGGAGTTCGATTTGCTGCGCTATTTGATCCTTCATCAGGACCATGTGTTGGCGCGAGAGCAACTGCTGCAGCAGGTGTGGGGATACGCCTACACGCCGGATACCCGTATTGTGGACGTGCACATTTCTCACCTTCGCGACAAAATCGAGCCCAATCCCAAGCAACCCATCTATATTCGAACCGTGCGCGGCGTCGGTTACCGGTTCACAGGCGGGTCCAGGTCCCGCCGTGAATCATAGGCCCTGAATTGAATGGACGGGCGAATCTTTACAAAGCCTTAAAGAGGGCTTCACCGTGAATTCAACTCGTCCTGATACGCTGAATTCTGCAAGGGCCCTTGAAGTGAAAAGAGAAAGCCCGAGAGGGTAGGGAGGATGTGGAGAGATGTTGAAGTCTCGATTGGCCGGTGTAGCCTTGGCGTTGTCGGCGGTCATTGCCACCGCGGGCTGTGGAGCGGCCACCAACAATACGGCCAACACAGGCAACGCAGCGCAGAACACGACGGGCGGAGCGACGTCGGCACCGATCACCATCAATGAGACGGGTTCGTCCTTGCTGTATCCGCTGTTCAACGGCCAATGGATTGAAGCGTACAAGTCGGTCGATCCCAACGTCAGCATCACGGCCGCCTCAACCGGGAGCGGAACGGGGATTGCGCAAGCCATCGCCGGAACGGTGCAAATCGGCGCTTCGGATGCGTACCTGTCCGACGCCCAGATGCAGCAGAACCCGTCCATGGTGAATATTCCGCTGGCCATTTCTGCGCAGCAAGTCATGTACAACGTCCCGGGCTTGACGGGGGACCAGCACCTGAAACTGAGCGGCGACGTACTCGCGAACATCTTTTCGGGAAAGGTCAAGTTCTGGGATGACGCGGCCATCACCAGCCTGAACCCGGGTGTGAAACTGCCGCACCAGCAAATCATTCCGGTGCACCGCTCGGATGGTAGCGGCGACACGTTCCTGTTCACGCAGTATCTGTCGGATACCAGCGCGGACTGGAAAAACACGGTTGGCTACGGTACCACGGTGTCCTGGCCGGCCGTTGCGGGCGGCATCGGCGCCAAGGGCAACGACGGCGTCGTTCACGCACTCGCCAGCAACAAGTACAGCATCGGCTATGTGGGCATCAGTTGGCTGGACAAGGCGACTCAGCAAGGCCTGGGCTACGCCGCACTGAAGAACAAGGATGGGAACTTTGTGCTGCCTACGCAGGAGAACATTCAGGCCGCGGCACAGGCCGGGGTGAGCAACGTGCCGGACGACGAGCGGGTATCCCTCATCGACGAGCCGGGCGCCAAGTCGTATCCCATCATCAACTTTGAGTACGCGATTGTGAACACAAAACAGCCGGCCGACATGGCAGCGGCACTCAAGAAGTTCTTGAACTGGGCCATCGATCCGAACGGTGGCAACAAAGACCAATACCTGTCGCCGGTGCACTTCCTGCCACTGCCGGCTCAGATTGAGTCCAAGAGCCAGGCGCAGATCAACAAAATCGGCGGTTGATAAGTTGGGTGGAGTGATGTCATGAAACGGGTGAGCCCCCGTTCCAAGATTGCGGATCAAGTGTTTCTGGTCGCTACTGGCCTCTGTGCCAGTAGCCCCATCTTGTTTCTGTTGGTGATTACCGGCATCGTCGTGGTTCAGTCTATACCCAGCATTCGACTGATGGGTTGGCACTTCCTCACCGGTGTAACCTGGGATATGGGGAGCACGTACGGCGCGATGACCGTGAAAAACGGTGTCTCGGTGCCTGCCGGCGCCTCCTATGGCGCTCTGCCGTTTATCGTGGGGACGTTGGCGTCTTCGGTGATTGCGCTGTTGATTGCGGTACCGATCTCGGTGTTGACAGCCGTGATCCTCGCGTATCGGGTCCGAGGGGTTGTGAAATCCTCCCTGTCCGTCGTCGTGGAGCTGCTCGCGGGGATTCCCAGCGTCGTGATTGGGCTGTGGGGCATCGTCGTCCTTGCGCCGTGGGTGTCTTCCTCACTGGGGCCGTTTCTGACCCATTTTGGCGCAATCATTCCGTTTTTCAGCGGCCCGGTGGGCACTGGCCTGGGGCTCTTGACCAGCGGCCTGGTGCTGGCGTTGATGGTTGTGCCGATTATTACGGCCACCACCCGAGACCTGCTGGAGCAGGTCCCCGTGCTGTACCGGGAAGGCGGGACCGCACTGGGCATGACGAGCTGGGAAGTCGTCCGCTTGATTTGCCTGCCCTATATCAAGGAAGGCATGATCGGCGCTGTGGCCTTGGGATGGGGGCGCGCGATGGGGGAAACCATGGCGGTGCTCATGGTCAGCGGCAGTGCCATCAATTATCTGCCCCATAACATCTACAGCCCCATTTCCACCATGGCCGCCGTGATTGCGGATCAACTCGACAGCGCGATGACCGATGCATCTCACATGGCGGTTCACGCCCTGTCCGAACTCGCCCTTGTCCTTTTGGTACTGACGTTGCTGACCAACCTCATCGCACGTCTGTTGGTGAATCGCTCCCGAGGGGCACGACGGGCCGGTGTGGGGGTGAAGGCGTGATGACGATCCGCAGCAAGGTGCGCAAGTGGAGATCGAACCTCGGATGGGGTTTGGCGTGGTTCGGCACGGCACTCGTCCTGTTTGGGCTGTTGCACCTCCTCTGGACCGTGCTCTCCAAAGGCATCACGTCGTTCCGATGGGATATGTTGACCACGGTGACGCACGGTATTGCGGGGGGCCTGCAAAACGCCATCCTGGGCACCTTTGAACTGATCCTCATTTCGACCATCATCGCGGCGCCGCTGGGAATCCTGGGGGGCGTGTACGTCTCTGAGTTTGCGCACACCAAGGTCGCCAGCGTGATTCGATTTTTGACCGAAGTGCTCTCCGGGGTTCCGTCCATCGTCATTGGCTACTTCGGGTACCTGCTGATGGTGCTCAACTGGGGCTGGGGGTTCTCCGCTCTGGCGGGCGGCATTGCCCTGACCATCATCATGCTGCCGTATATCCTGCGGACCACGGAATCCAGTTTGCAACAGGTCCCGCTCGCTCAACGGGAAGGGGCGTGGGCGCTCGGGATGACCAGGTTCCAGGCGATCTCCCGGGTGGTTTGGAGACCGGCAGCCGGCGGAATTGCGACCGGCGTACTGATGGCCGTTGCCATCGGCATGGGGGAAACGGCACCGTTGCTGTATACGGCGGGATGGTCCTCCCTGAATCCCACGTGGCACCTGACCGGGCACCAGGTCGGGTATTTGACATACGTGGTGTGGACCTATATCGATCAGCCGTATCCCGAAGCGCATGCACTGGCTTACAGCGCCGCGTTCATCCTGTTGGTGATCATTCTCCTCATCCACGTGGTGGTGCGGGTCCTGGTGAAACGCGCCACGGTGGCGGAAAAATAAGGGGCGACGTCACCGGCGTCGCCCCATCGTGCCGTAGGCCTCTTCGATTCGCCGCCAGTCGGCGGGCGTGTCCGCGTCCAGTGCCCACAAGGGATTCTCGGCGTCGACCCAGTGAACGCGTGCCGGATGGCGCTGAAGGACGCCGCGGGCGCCCTGGTCGCCCTCGATCTGCATCAGTTCCTGGAACAGGTCGGCCGGAAACAGCACCGGATGGCCGGGAGTGCCGTCATAGCGAGGGCGGACAATCGGCAAGGGAAGGGATCCAGCCGACCACGCCGCCCAAAACGCTTCCGCCAGTGCCCGCACGAGGGACGGGGGGAGGAGCGGTTGATCGCCCAACAGGATCATGGCGGCCTCCGTCCCAGCGGGCAGCGCAGCAACGCCCAGGCGCAGCGAGGACGCCATCCCGCACAGGTAGTCGGGGTTGTGCACAACAGACACCGGCAAACCGCTCAGGGCGCTGCTGACCTCTGCGTGCTGGCTGCCGGTCACCACCACGACCGGCGACACTCCGCCCTGCACGGCGGTCTGCGCTGCGATTCGCACCAGCGGCCGGCCGCCCAAGCGCAGCAACTGCTTGGGTTGTCCCATGCGTGAGGATGCCCCGGCTGCCAGCACGATGCCGGCGATGGGGGGCATGAAGGGATTTTTGCCACCCATGCTCTTCATCCCCCGATGAAAGACATTTCGACCTTCGGCCGTTTGGGCGTCGCCTGGCTGCGGAGTTCCGAATACCGGTCGTCGCGCCGGCGCCACAGGCCGGTGATGGCGTCGAACAGCTCGTCGTCCGTCGCCCCGCTGCGCAGCAGGGCTCGGAGGTCATGTCCCCGCCCCGCGAACAGGCAGGTGAAAAGCCGTCCGTCCGCCGACAGGCGGGCACGGTTGCACGTCCCGCAGAACGCCTGCGTGACCGACGCAATCACGCCGATCTCCCCCTGCCCGTCCTGGTACCGAAAGCGCGTGGCGACTTCACCCGGATGCTCCGGAGGAACCGGTTCGATGGGCCACTCGGCGTGAATACGGCGGAGGATTTCGGCGGCCGGCACCACGTCGTCCATCCGCCATCCGTTGCTGTTGCCCACGTCCATATACTCGATGAAGCGCAACACGTGTCCCGTGCCGCGAAAGTGACGGGCCATCTCCACCACGTCGTCCTCGTTGACGCCCCGCTTGACGACCATGTTCACTTTCACCGGCGCGAGTCCCGCCCCCGCGGCGGCCTCGATGGCGTCGAGCACCTTGCGCACGGGAAAATGCACGTCATTGAGTGCCATGAATACCTCGTCGCGCAGCGAGTCGAGGCTCACCGTAATGCGGCGCAGACCTGCCTCCTTGAGCGCAACCGCTTTCTTCGGGGTGAGTAACGATCCGTTGGTCGTCAACGCCAGGTCCTCGACGCCCTCAATGGCGGCGAGCATGGCGATGAGGCGCTCGATGTCGCGGCGCAACAGGGGTTCACCCCCGGTCAGCCTGAGTTTTCGCACACCGGCGCGGACGAACACCCGCGCCAGGCGTGCGATCTCTTCAAAGGTCAACAACTGCTCGTGCGGCAAAAAGGCGAAATTCGGACCGAACACCTCTTTGGGCATGCAGTAGGTGCAGCGGAAATTGCAGCGGTCGGTCACCGAAATGCGCAGGTCACGAAGCGGCCTTCGCAGTTGGTCTTGGACGACGGCGCTCGCCGCGCTCTGCGGGGCGCCGGGGGCTGCCGCATGGGTTCCGGAGCGGTTCTCGTCCATCTTCTTCATCCCTCCGGTCGGTGGACACTGGGTGAGCGGAGGCCGTTCATGCCGGCTTCTCCAGCGCGTCCTGCCTTCAGTATACCGCCTCGCAGCTCCCTGGGCCATCCTCGTCATATTTCGTGACGACAACCATAGGTTAGACATCGGGAAGGGCCGGACATTTCCATTTTTCAACCGATTGTGTTACTCTGAATGTACTAAATCTTCTTGTCCACGTCGATGGCGCCTGCGTGCCAGGGGGAGGGGTGCGGCCGAGGATTGAGGAAGCGATTTCAAAGAATACCGGTGGGCCGCGAGCCGCGCGGCGGCTCGCAGACATGGGAAGCGCACGCTCTGGAGGTGGATGGATGGTGAAACACAGCAAAGTGACGGTGACCCTCACGGTCAACGGTGTCCAGCGCACGGCGGAGGTGGAGCCGAGGACCCTGTTGGTGCATTTTCTGCGTGACGAGCTCGGCCTGACGGGTACGCACATCGGCTGCGATACCAGCCAGTGCGGAGCGTGCACCGTGTTGTTGAATGGCGATGCGGTCAAGTCGTGCACCGTCCTGGCGGTGCAGGCGTACGGCGCCGAGGTGACCACCGTGGAGGGGCTCGGCACGCTGGAGGCATTGCACCCCGTGCAGGCTGGGTTCTGGGAGAAGCATGGCCTGCAGTGCGGCTTCTGCACACCGGGTGTCATGATGGCCGCGGTAGCGCTGCTGAAGCAGAACCCCAACCCCACCGAGGAGGAGATCCGGGAAGGTTTGGAAGGGGTCCTGTGCCGGTGCACGGGCTATCAGAACATCGTCCGCGCGGTGCAGTACGCGGCACAACAGCTGGCGTCCGAAGGAGAGCCGGGCGAACAGGTGGCCGCCACGGGCGGCGGCGCGTGAGGAGGGAAGACGATGGCGAGTGTGTTTGGAGCGGCGGTCAAACGGCGGGAGGACGCGCGCCTCATCACCGGGCGCGGCCGTTACACGGACGACGTGCAGCTGCCGGGGATGCTGTACGCGAGCATCCTGCGCAGTCCGCACGCGCATGCGCGCATCAAGCGGATCGACGTCAGCGCCGCGAGAGCGGCCAGCGGCGTGGTGGCGGTATTCACCGGCCAGGACCTCGCCGGGAAGATGGGCCTGATCCCGACGGCGTGGCTGCCTCCGGATTCCGGCATTCGCACGACGGCCCACCCGGCCCTCGCGGTGGACAAGGTCCGCTACGTGGGCGACGGCGTGGCGATGGTGGTGGCCGAGGACCGATACGCGGCGCGGGACGCGATCGATCTCATCCGCGTCGAGTACGAGATCCTGCCAGCGGTCGTCGACCAGGAGCAGGCCCTGGAGGACGGGGCGCCGCTGGTGCATGACGACGCGCCGGGGAACCTCGCGTTCCACTGGAAGGCGGGCAATGCGACGGACGAGGTGTTCACCCAGGCTGAGGTCGTCGTCCGGCAGCGGTTCCGCCAGCAGCGCCTGATCCCGAACCCGATGGAGCCGCGCAGCGCCGTGGCCGACTACAACGCCTCGACGGGCGAGCTGACGATGTGGCTGACCTCGCAGAACCCGCACATCCATCGCCTTCTGCTCTCCGGCATCCTCGGGATCCCGGAGCACAAGCTGCGCGTGGTTGCGGTGGACGTCGGCGGCGGGTTCGGCGCCAAGATCGCCTGTTACCCGGACGAAGCGCTGGTCGGCTTCGCGTCTCTGCAGCTCGGGCGCCCGGTCAAATGGACGGAGGACCGGCGGGAGAACTTCATGGCCACCACCCACGGGCGGGACATGGTGCTCGATGTGGAGCTGGCCGGGACGCGAGACGGCACGTTGACCGCCATCCGCGTGCGGAACGTCGCCAACATGGGGGCGTACCTGTCGACGGCGGCACCTGGCGTGCCCACCATCCTGTTCGGGCTCATTGTCCCCGGGCCGTACCGCATCCCGTACGCAGGGGTGGACGTGCGCGGCGTGTTCACCAACACCACCCCGACGGACGCCTACCGCGGGGCGGGGCGCCCGGAGGCCACCTATCTCCTGGAGCGGATGGTGGACCTGTTCGCCCGCGAGATCGGCATGGATCCGGTGGGGGTTCGGCGGCGCAACCTCATCCGGGCCGATGAGTTCCCGTACAACACGGCGATGGGGCTACAGTATGACAGCGGCAATTACGAACAAGCGCTGGACAAGGCGCTGGCCATGCTCGGATACGAAGACTTTCGGGAAAAGCAGGAGAAGCTGCGCCAGCAGGGCCGGTATCTCGGGGTCGGCGTGACCACGTACGTCGAGATCTGCGGCCTTGGGCCTTCCCAGGTGGCGGGCGCCGTGGGCTTCCAAGGGGGGCTGTGGGAGAGCGCCACGGTGCGCGTGCACCCGAGCGGCAAGGTGACCGCCTTCACGGGCACATCCCCGCACGGGCAGGGGGAGGAGACGACGTTTGCCCAGATTGTCTCCGCCAAACTCGGGGTGCCGGTCGAGGACGTCGAGGTGGTCCACGGCGACACGAACCGCATCGCGATGGGGTGGGGGACGTACGGATCGCGCACGACGCCAGTGGGCGGAAGCGCGCTGGCGGTGGCGGCGGACCGCGTGATCGAAAAGGCGAAGAAGATCGCGGCCCACATGCTGGAGGTGGCGGAGGAGGACGTGTCCTTCGCGGACGGGGTGTTCTCCGTCCAGGGGGCGCCCAGCCGCAAGGTGACCTTCCAGGAGGTGGCGCTACAGGCGTACCTGGCTTGGAATCTGCCGCCTGGCGTGGAGCCGGCATTGGAGGGCAGCGCGTTCTACGACCCGACCAACTTTGTCTATCCCTTCGGCACGCACATCTGCGTCGTGGAGGTGCTGCCGGACACGGGTGAGGTGAAGATCCTGCGCTACGTGGCGGTGGACGACCCGGGACCGGTGATCAACCCGATGATCGCAGAGGGGCAAGTCCACGGGGGCATCGTCCAGGGCATCGGGCAGGCGCTGTGGGAAGGCGCGCTGTACGACGAGCAGGGCCAACTGGTCTCGGGGACCTTCATGGACTACGCGATGCCCAAGGCGCGCTTTTTCCCGATGTTCGAGACGGCGTTCACCGAGACACCCTCTCCGCACACCCCGCTCGGCGTCAAGGGCATCGGGGAGACGGGGACGATCGCCGCGACGCCGACGGTGGTCAATGCAGTCATCGACGCGTTGGCACCGTTCGGGGTGCGCGACATCGACATGCCGCTGACGCCGGAGCGCGTGTGGCGGGCGATTCGAAACGGGGGGGATCGGGCGTGATTCCGAGCGCATTCGCATATGAACGGGCGGAGTCGGTGGAGCAGGCGCTCTCGCTGCTGCAGGCCTCCGGCGGGGAGGCGAAGTGGCTGGCGGGCGGGCACAGCCTTCTGCCGCTGATGAAACTGCGCCTGAGCGCGCCGCCCAAGCTGATCGACATCAGCCGTATTCCGGAGCTGCGCGGGGTGGCCCGCGTCGGCGACCGGTTGGTGATCGGGGCGCTGACGACGCACAGGGAGCTGGCCACGCACCCGCTCATCCGGGAGCAGCTGCCGGCGCTGGCGGAGGCGGCGCGCCAGGTGGGCGATCTCCAGGTGCGCAACCGCGGCACCCTCGGCGGTAACCTGGCCCACGCGGACACGGCGTCCGACCTTCCGGCGGTGGCCGTGTCGCTGGGGGCGGATCTGTTGGTGGCGACACCGGACGGGGATGTGGTCCTCCCGGCAGAGGAGTTCTTCCTCGGGCCCTTGGTGACGGCGATGCCGGAGAACGGGCTGCTCAAGGCGGTCTCCTTCCCGGTGCCGCCCGGGCACACCCGCGGGGTGTACGAGAAGTTCCCGCATCCGGCCTCCGGCTACGCGGTGGCGGGTGTGGCGGTCACCGCCGGGGTGAACGCGGACGGCGTCGTGGACTATGTCCGCGTCGGCGTCACGGGTGCGGCGGACGCGGCGTACCGCGCGAAGGCGGTGGAGGACGCCCTGGCCGGGCGCGCGCCGACACCGGAGGCGCTGCGGGAGGCGGCCGCACGGGCGGCGGATGACGGGGCCATCGCCGGAGACGCGTTCGCGTCGGAGGAGTACCGGCGGCACCTGTGCACGGTGATCGCCGAGCGGGCGCTGAGGCGGGCGCTGGCGTGACAGCCGGCCGCCGGTCCGGATTGTACCGGCGTTCGGAGACGGCGGAACGGGTGCAGGGGAGGGGGCGGTCGAGGGGCCGCCCCCTTCCACCGCGCAGATCGCCAAGAGGCCGGCGGACAGACTGCGAAGAGGGGTGACGACGCTGAACAATCCGTTTGCCGATGTGACGGCAGTCCAAGCCGCCCTTGCGGATCAGGGGTACGTCGCGGACCGGGCGCTGGCGACGGCGGTGTTTTTGGCCATGGCGCTGGAGCGGCCGCTGTTTCTCGAAGGTGAAGCAGGGGTTGGCAAGACCGAGCTGGCCAAGGCCTTGGCGAAAGCCGTCGGACGGCCGCTGGTCCGCCTGCAGTGTTACGAAGGCATTGACCGGGAACACGCGCTGTACGAATGGAACTACCCGCGCCAGTTGCTGCACATCCGGGTTCGCGAGGCCACTGGCCTGCAGGCGGCCGACGGCGAACGGGCAGCCGCCGGATTGGAGGAGGAGATCTTCAGTCCGGCGTTCCTGCTTCGCCGCCCGCTCCTGCAGGCGGTGGATCCGGACGGTCCGGCGCCGGTCCTGCTGATCGACGAGGTGGACCGCAGCGACGAGGAGTTCGAAGCGTTCCTGCTGGAACTATTAGGGGAGTTTCAGGTGACCATTCCGGAGCTGGGGACCATTCAGGCGGA includes the following:
- the pstB gene encoding phosphate ABC transporter ATP-binding protein PstB, whose translation is MSKSISVENLRAWYGDHLTLKGITMELEANRATAIIGPSGCGKSTFIRCLNRLHETVPHGRVTGSIKLGDEDLYSMDPVDVRRVVGMVFQKANPFPTMSIFENVALGLRLGGVRSKAEIIERVEKSLRMAALWDEVKDRLREPATALSGGQQQRLCIARALAIEPEVLLMDEPTSALDPGSTLRVEELVQELKSSYTIVIVTHNMQQAARVADKTAFFLNGELIEYADTATIFTKPSDKRTEDYVTGRFG
- the phoU gene encoding phosphate signaling complex protein PhoU; its protein translation is MQKRQAFDVALSQLQLKLLEMGEQVQQAVRGAMDALKTLDPVKGQRVVDGDRDINLQENEIVDLCVRLIATQQPVAGDLRKIVAGMRIAGDLERMGDLAVDVAKTAVRLQGQQLIKPLIDIPRMAQLCDQMVSDALQAYVQGNVTLARKLAEQDDEIDHIYRKVVEELFTLSAEKPDVVSQAMSLAFVGRYLERIGDHATNIGESVIYIVSGERSDLN
- a CDS encoding response regulator transcription factor, coding for MDAACKPPTVLIVDDEESIQKLVAYNFRRAGFETEIMGNGRDAYERMRTDDGTLAIAILDISLPGMDGMEVCKHLRQEHVWTPIILLTARDDELDRVLGLELGADDYVTKPFSPRELVARARAVLRRVEDRREDAPDASLTDDCVSAGDIVLCVSRHEVTVAGRPVDLTPKEFDLLRYLILHQDHVLAREQLLQQVWGYAYTPDTRIVDVHISHLRDKIEPNPKQPIYIRTVRGVGYRFTGGSRSRRES
- the pstS gene encoding phosphate ABC transporter substrate-binding protein PstS, coding for MLKSRLAGVALALSAVIATAGCGAATNNTANTGNAAQNTTGGATSAPITINETGSSLLYPLFNGQWIEAYKSVDPNVSITAASTGSGTGIAQAIAGTVQIGASDAYLSDAQMQQNPSMVNIPLAISAQQVMYNVPGLTGDQHLKLSGDVLANIFSGKVKFWDDAAITSLNPGVKLPHQQIIPVHRSDGSGDTFLFTQYLSDTSADWKNTVGYGTTVSWPAVAGGIGAKGNDGVVHALASNKYSIGYVGISWLDKATQQGLGYAALKNKDGNFVLPTQENIQAAAQAGVSNVPDDERVSLIDEPGAKSYPIINFEYAIVNTKQPADMAAALKKFLNWAIDPNGGNKDQYLSPVHFLPLPAQIESKSQAQINKIGG
- the pstC gene encoding phosphate ABC transporter permease subunit PstC, which encodes MKRVSPRSKIADQVFLVATGLCASSPILFLLVITGIVVVQSIPSIRLMGWHFLTGVTWDMGSTYGAMTVKNGVSVPAGASYGALPFIVGTLASSVIALLIAVPISVLTAVILAYRVRGVVKSSLSVVVELLAGIPSVVIGLWGIVVLAPWVSSSLGPFLTHFGAIIPFFSGPVGTGLGLLTSGLVLALMVVPIITATTRDLLEQVPVLYREGGTALGMTSWEVVRLICLPYIKEGMIGAVALGWGRAMGETMAVLMVSGSAINYLPHNIYSPISTMAAVIADQLDSAMTDASHMAVHALSELALVLLVLTLLTNLIARLLVNRSRGARRAGVGVKA
- the pstA gene encoding phosphate ABC transporter permease PstA, yielding MTIRSKVRKWRSNLGWGLAWFGTALVLFGLLHLLWTVLSKGITSFRWDMLTTVTHGIAGGLQNAILGTFELILISTIIAAPLGILGGVYVSEFAHTKVASVIRFLTEVLSGVPSIVIGYFGYLLMVLNWGWGFSALAGGIALTIIMLPYILRTTESSLQQVPLAQREGAWALGMTRFQAISRVVWRPAAGGIATGVLMAVAIGMGETAPLLYTAGWSSLNPTWHLTGHQVGYLTYVVWTYIDQPYPEAHALAYSAAFILLVIILLIHVVVRVLVKRATVAEK
- a CDS encoding nucleotidyltransferase family protein — its product is MGGKNPFMPPIAGIVLAAGASSRMGQPKQLLRLGGRPLVRIAAQTAVQGGVSPVVVVTGSQHAEVSSALSGLPVSVVHNPDYLCGMASSLRLGVAALPAGTEAAMILLGDQPLLPPSLVRALAEAFWAAWSAGSLPLPIVRPRYDGTPGHPVLFPADLFQELMQIEGDQGARGVLQRHPARVHWVDAENPLWALDADTPADWRRIEEAYGTMGRRR
- the moaA gene encoding GTP 3',8-cyclase MoaA yields the protein MDENRSGTHAAAPGAPQSAASAVVQDQLRRPLRDLRISVTDRCNFRCTYCMPKEVFGPNFAFLPHEQLLTFEEIARLARVFVRAGVRKLRLTGGEPLLRRDIERLIAMLAAIEGVEDLALTTNGSLLTPKKAVALKEAGLRRITVSLDSLRDEVFMALNDVHFPVRKVLDAIEAAAGAGLAPVKVNMVVKRGVNEDDVVEMARHFRGTGHVLRFIEYMDVGNSNGWRMDDVVPAAEILRRIHAEWPIEPVPPEHPGEVATRFRYQDGQGEIGVIASVTQAFCGTCNRARLSADGRLFTCLFAGRGHDLRALLRSGATDDELFDAITGLWRRRDDRYSELRSQATPKRPKVEMSFIGG
- a CDS encoding (2Fe-2S)-binding protein — translated: MVKHSKVTVTLTVNGVQRTAEVEPRTLLVHFLRDELGLTGTHIGCDTSQCGACTVLLNGDAVKSCTVLAVQAYGAEVTTVEGLGTLEALHPVQAGFWEKHGLQCGFCTPGVMMAAVALLKQNPNPTEEEIREGLEGVLCRCTGYQNIVRAVQYAAQQLASEGEPGEQVAATGGGA